GGTTTTCGGAGAAGATATCGCTCTTTGTCGTCGGGCCCATCATCTTCGTAGCAAAGATCATTTCGCCGCTGATTAAACTCCTCACCTTTTCCAACAACGTTGTCCTTAAGGCCCTCGGGATGAAGGGGAGGGCGGACTCCTCATTTTTTACCGAGGAGGAGATAATTTTGATATTAAAGGAGGGCGAGGAGAAGGGGGTGCTCGACGAGACGGAGCACGAGCTGATCCACTCGATCTTCGACTTTACAGACAGGCAGGTCAAAGACGTTATGGTGCCACACCCGAAGATCAACGCCGTGGACATCGACTGGAAGAAAGACAAGATTCTGAAATTCATCGTCAACAGCGGGAAAACCCGTTATCCCGTCTACAAGGACAACCTCGATAATGTCGTGGGAGTCCTGAACAATAAGGACGTGCTCTACCATTTCGTCAACAAGAAGGCCTTCGAGGTGGAAAAGTTGATGAAACAGGCCCACTTCGTCCCCGAGTCCAAGATGATAAGCGAGCTTTTGAGGGAGATGCAAAACAGCAGGATCCAGATGGTGCTCGTTGTAGACGAGTATGGCGACATTGCGGGCCTAGCCACGATGGAGGACCTCCTGGAGGAGATCGTGGGGGAGATCGAGGACGAGCACGATATCGAATCGTCCGGGGTGGTCGGCAACATCGAAGATGGAACGATGGTA
The DNA window shown above is from Candidatus Zymogenus saltonus and carries:
- a CDS encoding HlyC/CorC family transporter is translated as MEREISSFIFEAALIFILIVANGFFAGSEIAIVTMRKSRIKTLREEKRHKSNAEKLLHIKDDPDGFLSTIQIGITLIGSLASAVGGAAAVQLLTPIIRAIKIEALSAAAQPISIFIVVIVISYFMLVLGELVPKSLGIRFSEKISLFVVGPIIFVAKIISPLIKLLTFSNNVVLKALGMKGRADSSFFTEEEIILILKEGEEKGVLDETEHELIHSIFDFTDRQVKDVMVPHPKINAVDIDWKKDKILKFIVNSGKTRYPVYKDNLDNVVGVLNNKDVLYHFVNKKAFEVEKLMKQAHFVPESKMISELLREMQNSRIQMVLVVDEYGDIAGLATMEDLLEEIVGEIEDEHDIESSGVVGNIEDGTMV